In Clostridia bacterium, one genomic interval encodes:
- a CDS encoding cohesin domain-containing protein, producing the protein MKNRIKMLMLSILLITLMFLISAASCPDLNDKFPELEIKIINDRDNMIMDLSIKGIEGLYGYAVEIVFDNSIIEVDKIDEEDIFSKAKKNSMLAVDEYDNFIGRISYAKFLLGEEEGAKGSGKLLSIKFNVKKEDKILFEFIQDREKLEECMNAIYVKCVDKEGEIIIVKPAKCRFFFLP; encoded by the coding sequence ATGAAAAATAGAATCAAGATGTTAATGTTATCTATTTTATTGATAACACTAATGTTTTTGATATCTGCCGCATCTTGTCCTGATTTAAATGATAAATTCCCGGAGTTGGAAATAAAGATAATCAATGATAGAGATAATATGATTATGGATTTGAGCATAAAGGGTATAGAAGGATTATATGGTTATGCCGTAGAAATTGTGTTTGACAACTCCATTATAGAAGTTGATAAAATTGACGAGGAAGATATATTTTCTAAAGCAAAAAAGAACTCTATGTTGGCAGTAGATGAATATGATAATTTTATTGGGAGGATTAGCTATGCAAAATTTTTATTGGGAGAAGAAGAGGGAGCTAAAGGAAGTGGAAAGCTTTTAAGCATTAAATTTAATGTTAAGAAAGAAGATAAAATACTCTTCGAATTTATACAGGATAGAGAAAAGTTAGAAGAATGTATGAATGCTATATATGTAAAGTGTGTAGATAAAGAAGGTGAAATTATAATTGTTAAACCGGCAAAATGCCGGTTTTTCTTTTTACCTTGA
- a CDS encoding cyanophycinase: MEEKVKGKLVIIGGAEDKKRDCIILKKIIELSGNEKSRISIITAATENPIDIGKDYMDIFGSLGAGHVEFIDINTRTDANDRTKIARVRKSTTIFFTGGDQLRISSLLGGTSLINELHRAYKRGVIIAGTSAGASAMSDNMIISGPNDNSPQKCTIKMAPGLGIIKKVIIDQHFAQRGRVGRLLGAIAQNPDNIGVGIDEDTAVIVDDTAIFEVIGSQAVTVVDGRNISHTNVSELEPDQMLAITDITMHVLPSGYRFDLFNKMPIIGGEHESSRD, translated from the coding sequence GTGGAAGAAAAGGTAAAAGGTAAGTTGGTAATTATAGGAGGGGCTGAAGATAAAAAAAGGGATTGCATAATATTAAAAAAAATAATAGAGCTATCAGGGAATGAAAAATCCAGGATCTCTATAATAACTGCAGCAACTGAAAATCCTATAGATATAGGAAAAGATTATATGGATATATTCGGAAGTTTAGGTGCAGGTCATGTAGAATTTATAGACATAAATACTAGGACAGATGCAAATGATAGGACTAAAATAGCAAGGGTGAGAAAAAGTACCACAATTTTTTTTACAGGGGGAGACCAACTTAGAATAAGCAGTTTGCTAGGGGGTACTTCTCTCATCAATGAGCTGCATCGGGCGTATAAAAGAGGAGTCATAATAGCAGGAACTAGCGCTGGTGCGTCAGCTATGAGTGATAACATGATAATATCAGGGCCCAATGACAACTCGCCACAAAAATGTACTATAAAGATGGCTCCGGGCCTAGGTATAATAAAAAAAGTTATTATTGATCAACATTTTGCTCAAAGAGGAAGAGTGGGAAGGCTTTTAGGAGCCATAGCTCAAAATCCTGATAATATAGGGGTGGGGATAGATGAAGATACGGCTGTGATAGTAGATGATACTGCAATATTTGAAGTAATAGGTTCACAGGCGGTAACTGTTGTAGATGGAAGAAATATAAGTCATACCAATGTATCAGAATTAGAACCGGATCAAATGCTTGCAATAACAGATATCACCATGCATGTATTGCCATCTGGATATAGATTTGATTTGTTTAATAAAATGCCAATAATAGGAGGAGAACATGAAAGTTCTAGAGATTAA
- the cphA gene encoding cyanophycin synthetase, whose amino-acid sequence MKVLEIKSYNNRNIYSYRPVTKMVIDLQKYKDLVTKNIKGFNKTILEYLPGLKDHRCSKGYAGGFVERLEEGTYIAHVIEHISIEIQNILGYDISFGKAREIGDGIYNIIFGHVSEIAARQSGMLAVDIVESIISNKTIELEKKLKLIQSKVKEYELGPSTAAIIGEATKRGIPVIRIGNDSLFQLGYGKYQKRIESTITDNTSCISVDISCDKYLSKELLSQNGIVVPEGQIVTDEDQAIDVANLIGYPVVVKPRTGNQGKGVRVDINTDQELIQAFRLVKRYDQDVLIEKFIDGKDYRILVVGNKVISVSNRVPAFVIGDGKSTIKQLVEQENKNNTRGEGHEKPLTKIKLDDISLDILKRQGLNTHSIPKKGQKIKLKDNANLSTGGIAYDCTDKIHPINSDIAERAAKIIGLDIAGIDLIAPDISRPITETGGAVIEVNACPGIRMHHYPNRGKSRNVARTILDMLFPYGSKHSIPIISITGTNGKTTIARMISHILRTSGLNVGLACTGGIYINEKCILKGDTTGPESARTVLMDRSIDMAVLETARGGILRAGLGYDISDIGVITNISNDHIGTDDIQTLEELIFIKSLVIESIKQNGYAILNADDNMALEMSRRTSADIIYFSLNNKNLILKKHAVNGGISVHIKDGYININKGENNIQVIEVKQIPATYNGKLQYNVQNSLVAVSACFGLGIPISIIEKGLKTFYTDEYQNPGRFNLYNIKDFRVVVDYAHNIDGYKQVGKALKKMGASRLIGIIGVPGDRPDNIVLEIGRVCGGIFDKIIIKEDIYKRGRKPGEIAKILETGIKYAGRQSRDINIILRETDALRYAVSNALPGDLIVVFFERLKPILDYIKTISNHTEETRLDYRQNS is encoded by the coding sequence ATGAAAGTTCTAGAGATTAAATCTTATAATAATAGAAATATTTATAGCTACAGACCTGTTACAAAGATGGTGATAGACTTACAAAAATATAAGGATTTAGTTACTAAAAACATAAAAGGTTTTAATAAAACTATTTTGGAATATCTTCCAGGATTAAAAGACCATCGTTGTTCAAAGGGGTATGCTGGAGGATTTGTAGAGAGATTGGAAGAGGGTACATATATTGCACATGTTATAGAGCACATTTCTATAGAGATTCAGAATATATTAGGTTACGATATTTCGTTTGGAAAGGCACGGGAAATCGGTGATGGAATATACAATATAATTTTCGGACATGTTTCGGAAATAGCTGCCCGACAATCAGGGATGCTCGCTGTTGATATTGTGGAGTCAATAATCAGCAATAAAACTATAGAATTAGAAAAAAAGCTTAAACTAATACAAAGCAAAGTAAAAGAATATGAGCTGGGGCCAAGCACTGCTGCTATAATTGGAGAAGCAACAAAACGAGGAATACCTGTTATAAGAATTGGTAACGATAGTTTGTTTCAACTAGGATATGGTAAATATCAAAAACGAATTGAAAGTACAATAACAGATAATACAAGTTGTATTTCTGTGGATATATCATGTGATAAATATCTATCCAAAGAATTGCTCAGCCAAAACGGAATAGTTGTTCCAGAAGGCCAGATTGTAACAGATGAGGATCAGGCTATAGATGTTGCGAATTTAATTGGATATCCTGTTGTGGTCAAGCCTAGAACAGGCAATCAGGGAAAGGGAGTTCGGGTTGACATTAATACTGATCAGGAGCTAATACAGGCTTTTAGGTTGGTAAAAAGATATGATCAGGATGTATTGATAGAAAAATTTATAGATGGAAAGGATTATAGAATATTAGTAGTGGGAAATAAAGTTATATCAGTTTCCAATAGAGTACCTGCATTTGTAATAGGAGATGGAAAAAGTACAATCAAACAGCTTGTGGAACAGGAGAACAAAAACAACACAAGAGGAGAAGGACATGAAAAGCCTCTTACAAAAATAAAATTAGACGACATTAGTTTAGATATATTGAAAAGGCAGGGTCTAAACACCCATTCTATTCCTAAAAAAGGCCAAAAAATAAAGCTCAAGGATAATGCAAACCTGAGTACTGGAGGGATTGCTTATGATTGTACAGATAAAATACATCCTATAAATTCTGATATAGCGGAAAGAGCTGCAAAGATAATAGGATTGGATATTGCAGGAATAGACTTGATTGCTCCTGATATAAGTAGACCAATAACCGAAACTGGTGGTGCAGTAATAGAAGTAAATGCCTGTCCAGGAATCAGGATGCATCATTATCCAAATAGAGGCAAAAGTCGCAATGTAGCAAGGACAATATTGGATATGCTTTTTCCTTATGGGTCTAAACATTCCATACCTATCATATCTATTACTGGTACAAATGGAAAGACCACTATTGCAAGAATGATATCACATATATTAAGGACTAGTGGGCTTAATGTGGGATTAGCATGCACTGGAGGTATCTATATTAATGAGAAATGTATATTAAAAGGAGATACCACAGGACCGGAAAGTGCGCGTACTGTATTAATGGATAGAAGTATAGATATGGCAGTGTTAGAAACAGCAAGGGGTGGAATACTGAGGGCAGGTTTAGGATACGATATTAGTGATATAGGAGTTATCACTAATATTTCTAATGACCATATAGGCACCGATGATATACAGACTTTAGAAGAGTTGATATTTATTAAAAGTTTGGTGATAGAATCGATTAAGCAAAATGGCTACGCAATTTTAAATGCTGATGATAATATGGCACTAGAAATGTCAAGGAGAACTTCGGCTGATATCATATATTTTTCACTCAATAATAAAAATTTGATTTTAAAAAAGCATGCTGTCAATGGTGGGATATCAGTACATATAAAAGACGGGTATATAAATATAAATAAAGGGGAAAACAATATTCAGGTTATAGAAGTAAAGCAAATTCCAGCTACTTATAATGGGAAGTTGCAATATAATGTACAAAATAGTCTTGTTGCAGTTTCAGCTTGTTTTGGTTTGGGCATACCAATTTCCATAATTGAAAAGGGATTAAAAACTTTTTATACAGATGAATATCAAAATCCTGGTAGATTTAATTTATATAATATTAAAGATTTTAGGGTCGTAGTTGATTATGCACATAATATAGATGGATACAAGCAAGTGGGAAAGGCGCTAAAAAAAATGGGAGCCAGTAGATTGATAGGCATTATTGGTGTACCTGGAGACAGGCCGGATAATATTGTACTTGAGATCGGCAGGGTATGTGGTGGAATATTTGATAAAATTATAATCAAAGAGGATATATATAAGAGAGGGAGAAAGCCAGGAGAAATAGCAAAGATATTGGAAACCGGGATTAAATATGCAGGTAGGCAGTCCAGGGATATAAATATTATCTTGAGAGAGACCGATGCTTTAAGATATGCAGTATCAAATGCTTTGCCCGGAGATTTGATAGTTGTTTTTTTTGAAAGATTAAAGCCCATACTGGATTACATAAAAACCATTTCCAATCATACAGAAGAAACCCGCCTTGATTATAGGCAAAACTCGTAA
- a CDS encoding Na+/H+ antiporter NhaC family protein, whose product MEFGWLSLLPPIIAIGLAITTKEVYSSLFIGIFSGALIYTNFNIVNAFTTSFDIIINKAGDSWNMAILIFLGLLGGLIAIVTAAGGSKSYGEWASKKVKTRAGAQLATALLGLIIFIDDYFNSLTVGTVMKPVTDRYRISRAKLAYLLDCTAAPICIIAPISSWAAAVVANINESAEGLNGFNIFMQSIPYNLYAWLTIIMVVYIALTNLEYGPMAKFEKRAIEKGQLQEERDAVTPGDDLDNIKVSDKGKTLDLIIPILGLIVFSIIGMLYTGGYFEGSKTIAQAFGDTDAATSLVYGGFLAILLTLVLFIPRRIMTFGDFMNSFVEGIKSMVPAFTILMLAWAIGGVCGSDYLNTGGFVATAVGDSIPAWVLPTILFVIAGFIGFSTGTSWGTFGILLPIAIPIALQTNPEILVPVVSSVLAGAVYGDHCSPISDTTILSSTGASCHHLDHVATQLPYATTVAIVSAIGYIIAGVTQNAVLTLVFSVALLLIVLFTLNRLYTIKQKHLSKAELDS is encoded by the coding sequence ATGGAATTTGGTTGGCTGTCGTTGCTTCCTCCTATTATTGCCATAGGCTTGGCTATAACTACAAAAGAAGTATATTCTTCTCTTTTTATTGGGATTTTTTCAGGAGCACTAATCTATACTAATTTTAATATAGTGAATGCATTTACAACTTCGTTCGATATCATAATAAATAAAGCCGGTGATAGCTGGAACATGGCAATACTTATATTTTTGGGTTTGTTAGGGGGGTTAATAGCTATTGTTACTGCTGCAGGCGGTTCAAAATCCTATGGTGAATGGGCTAGTAAAAAGGTAAAGACTCGGGCAGGAGCACAATTAGCTACAGCACTTTTAGGATTAATCATTTTTATTGACGATTATTTTAACAGTTTGACAGTGGGTACAGTTATGAAACCTGTTACTGACAGGTATAGGATATCCAGAGCTAAACTTGCTTATCTTTTAGATTGTACAGCTGCGCCTATATGCATAATAGCACCTATTTCAAGCTGGGCTGCTGCTGTAGTGGCAAACATAAACGAATCTGCAGAAGGATTAAACGGTTTTAATATTTTTATGCAGAGCATACCATACAATTTATATGCATGGTTAACTATTATAATGGTTGTGTATATAGCTTTAACCAATCTTGAATATGGCCCTATGGCTAAATTTGAGAAGAGGGCTATAGAAAAAGGGCAATTGCAAGAAGAAAGGGATGCAGTTACACCTGGAGACGATTTAGATAATATCAAAGTATCGGATAAAGGCAAAACTCTTGATTTGATTATTCCTATACTAGGGCTGATAGTTTTTTCCATAATAGGTATGCTTTATACAGGAGGATATTTCGAAGGGAGCAAGACTATAGCTCAAGCCTTTGGGGATACAGATGCAGCTACCTCACTAGTTTATGGTGGCTTTTTAGCGATATTGCTTACTTTAGTTTTATTTATACCGAGACGGATAATGACATTCGGTGATTTTATGAATTCTTTTGTTGAAGGGATAAAATCAATGGTACCTGCTTTTACAATACTTATGCTTGCTTGGGCTATTGGTGGAGTATGTGGTTCCGATTACTTAAATACAGGAGGCTTTGTTGCAACGGCAGTTGGTGATAGTATACCGGCTTGGGTGCTGCCTACCATATTATTTGTAATAGCTGGGTTTATTGGTTTTTCAACTGGTACATCTTGGGGTACTTTTGGGATTTTGTTACCTATAGCTATACCTATAGCACTTCAAACAAACCCTGAAATATTAGTTCCTGTAGTTTCATCAGTATTAGCTGGTGCGGTTTATGGAGATCATTGTTCGCCAATATCAGATACCACAATCCTCTCTTCCACAGGTGCATCTTGTCATCATTTAGATCATGTAGCTACACAACTTCCTTATGCTACAACAGTTGCAATAGTCAGCGCTATTGGATATATTATTGCCGGTGTTACTCAAAATGCTGTATTGACTCTTGTATTTTCAGTAGCATTGCTGCTTATTGTGTTATTTACATTGAATAGACTATATACTATAAAGCAAAAACATCTCTCAAAAGCAGAACTTGATTCCTGA
- a CDS encoding substrate-binding domain-containing protein, whose amino-acid sequence MFFQRTTALFFAILNISNVVKQRLTKPNPPTAIFCCNDWMAIGAINAAKQLGFKVPEDFSIIGFDNIIISKIIEPKLTTVDQGMFRLGLTSAKLLLNMILGESDKTLYKKIILDTNLIKRSSCVSIKGRSCHK is encoded by the coding sequence TTGTTCTTTCAAAGAACAACAGCTTTATTTTTTGCTATATTAAATATATCAAATGTTGTAAAACAAAGGCTCACAAAACCAAATCCACCTACAGCAATATTTTGCTGTAATGATTGGATGGCAATAGGTGCTATAAATGCAGCAAAGCAGTTGGGATTTAAAGTACCGGAAGATTTTTCGATTATCGGCTTTGATAATATTATAATTTCCAAGATCATTGAACCTAAATTGACCACAGTAGACCAGGGAATGTTTAGATTAGGCCTTACATCGGCTAAGTTGTTGCTTAATATGATTTTAGGTGAAAGTGATAAAACTTTATATAAAAAAATAATACTAGATACCAATTTAATAAAAAGATCTTCATGTGTATCTATAAAAGGGAGGAGTTGCCATAAATGA